AATGGCCGAAATTAATTTCAATGATAACTggtcggtggcacagtggttagcgcggtcgccttatagcaagaaggtcctgggttccagccctggggtagtccaaccttgggggtcgtcccgggtgatcctcagtgtggagtttgcaggttctccctgtgtctgtgtgggtttcctccgggtgctccggtttcttcccacagtccgaagacatgcaggtcaggtgaatcggccatactaaattgtccctaggtgtgtgtgtgtgtgtgtgtgtgtgtgtgtgtcagccctgtggtggcctggcgggcctgtccagggtgtctccgtctgccacccaatgactgctgggataggctccagcatccctgagagcaggataagtggtttggataatggatggatggatgataattgGTCATTTTCAGTTACGTGAACTCATACAAGTTTCCTGGTAAAATGTCAAGACCCTGTCTAGACATACTCATCGTTTTCTATTCCTAGACTAACACGTGCGTGTTGATCAGATTTTGATAGATGGATTTGAGAGtgaggggtggcacggtggttagtgcggtcgcctcacagcaagaaggttctgggttcaagccctggggtagtccaaccttgggggtcgtcccgggtcttcctctgtgtggcgtttgcatgttctcccaaatgtctgcgtgggtttcctccgggtgcgccggtttcctcccacagtccaatgacatgtaggtcaggtgaatcagccataccaaaattttccctaggtgtgaatgtgtgtgtttcagccctgtgatggactggtggcctgtccagggtgtctccctgcctggcacccaatgaatgctgggataggctccagcatccccatgaccctgagagcaggataagcggttcgggtaattgatggatggacggatttgAGAGTGAAACGTGCAGTTATTGTCGTTCCTGAAACCACACTTCCTCACTTTCACTGAAGTACTTTAAGGAATGACTCTTGATACAATTAATCCCCAACGGTATCTCCAAGCATCTGCAGTGGTGATCTTTTTTTGGAAGGTATTATATTAAAAAGCCAAAATTAAAAGTTGCCCAGTGGAGAGTAACACATTTTAAGTAAAGCACATTGTCCTTGCCTTGTATCAATCTGGTTTAGAGGGAGAGTAGAGGTTTGTTCACTTTGTAGAAGGGACTAAAGAATCACAAGGCACAAGAAACTAAGGACTGCTATTATTAACCCAAGAAACCTGAATTTCTTCCATTTGTTCCCAATCAGGTGCTGTGGTAGTCAACATGAGGCACCTctccttattttgcctgtatattttGGTGAGTCTGTATGGCCACAAGAGTGTACTATCCCAGCCTCCTTCCTATGGCGAACGGGGCTCTGATCTGGGCCTGCAGGTGTTCCAGCAAGTCGCTCGCTCCAAGCCCAAGGAAAATGTAGCGCTTTCCCCCCATGGAGTGGCTTCCATCCTGGGCATGCTGCTACCAGGAGCCCATGGAGAAACACTGAGGCAAATGATTGCTGCTCTACGCTACAAGAAAAATGGTAAGGACCCATTTTTCAAGAGTTGTTGTGTTTCTACTTAAAGCTGCTACAAGTAGATTTTCACTGATTGTTAATCGGTCTCAGTTGAACTTTGATGCCTCTGTATGACTGACATAAGCAGATAAGACCATGAACGAGAAAATTAGATATTGCTATGTTATGATTTCAAATGCTATTCTCTAGCTTGGATTACTCGCAAAATCTGATAAAACAATTTATTCCATACAGACGGGATGCATGGCCACAATTAGAGATGCATTCCCTTatcgctgtttttttttcttctccaaaaCACCACAATGTATCTTACTCTTCTTTTTCTAACCAATGCTTGAGCTATCAAACGTTGAATGTAGATCTTTGTGGCAATGAAGACATTCTGTGAAACACTACTTTTGTCTGTCCAGACACACAAAATCTGCAAAATTCCAAAACTAGCTTTCAACCTGAGCTGAGCTCAAACTTTGCCTATGAGTGAGCTTGTATGTCTTCTGCAACCTCTACCTGAAAGAAATGGATCAAACATTGCTTGTTTTGACCAGGCCCTTACAAGATGTTGAAGAAGCTACACAAGAGCCTGACAGCCAAGTCCAACCATGACGTTGTGACCATTGCCAATGCCATCTTCAGTCAGGAAGGCTTCCCTATGGAGCAGACCTTCGTAACCACCAACAAAGCCAACTTCCTTTGTGAGAGCAGGAACCTGGACTTCAGCAATCCCCATAAGGCAGCAAATGAAATCAATGACTGGGTCAGCAATAAGACTAAAGGTAGGAGTGATTTCCTATACAGTAgttggctctttttttttctaaatcgcATTTAAATTTCAAGGTAGGCTTTACATACAGTGAAGATGAAACACTAAAACACAAATTCACTTTATAATCAGATGCTATACTTCGAACTGGGTGCTGAccctgtaggaatacagaatagaCTGGACATTTGTTCAACAAAGACGCACACCCCCTTGTTGGTCATGATGCAACTTTACTTACTCTGTTGATTTCTTCAAGTAAAGACGAAAGAGATGGAGTTCAATCAAACCTTGTCCTAAGGTTTGTCCCTTTTTTTTGTATATCTATTGAGGTCACATCCCAAGCCTATTGAATGCGGACATGCTGGACCCAGCTTTGACCCGTCTCGTAGCTGTCAATTCCATCTACTTCAAAGGCCTGTGGAAGTCCCGCTTCCAGCCTGAGAACACCAAGATGAGGACCTTTAAGAGTGGCGATGGGAATGCGTACAAAGTCCCCATGATGTCCCAGCTGTCAGTCTACAAAATGGGTGAGTGGTAATCAAAGGGCTCCTAGCTCTTTTCCATTCTGATGTGAGATCCTGAGCAATTTAGGACTGCTATTACATTGAATGAGCTAATTCTATTCTTTTTATTTCATTTAAATCGTCCATAGGTATAAAAATAGTGtgtttttttgcctttttatAATGCAGAACATGTGCCAAAAAATGTGGGCTAATAACAGAGAAAAatctgggtgtctgggtagtgtagcagtctattccattgcctaccaacacggggatcgctggttcaaatccccatgttacctccagcttggtggggcatccctacagacgcaatttgccatgtctgcgggtgggaagccggatatgggtatgtgccctggtcgctgcactagcgcctcctctggtcggtcggggcacctgttcaggggggagggggaactggggggaatagcgtgatcctcccatgcgctatgcccccccccccccccccccccccggcgaaactcctcactgtcagctgaaaagaagtggctggcgactccacatgtatcggaggaggcatgtggtagtctgcagcccttcccggatctgcagaggggatggagcagagatcgggatggctcggaaaagtggggtaattggctggatacaactggggagaaaataacAGAAAAATCTTCACAGTCAATTTGGAGTCCATACATGCTAAAATAAAACAAGTTTCATTCGCAACTACTTTTTGACCCTAGAAGGATTAAACATTGTGTGATAAAACTGAAATCgggggggaaatttttttttgttgaactgATTTATGATTCTGAAATCATTATTTCTTGAACCGTTAAGTGACAATGGCTTAGACATGTCACATCACTTGCATATATTCAGTCCACTGTGAAATGAGGTGATATACCAGTTGGTCTTCTATTTTTAGGGTCGATGACTATGTGGCAAGGGGTGTGATGGTTACTTGCACAGTTGTTCCAAGACCATGATAAACTGTGGGAAGGCAAAGCCCTGTTATTTTCTCTGTTAGATGGCTATTAGACTGATATatacgcgcatgtgtgtgtgtacgcttcTGTTTGACTGTTCAAAAATGTGTGGTCCTGGGGCACCTCCGTAGCCAAATGGTTACTGCACATACCATATGGTCGCAACGTCACTGGTTGGAATCCAGCTGGTGGACTTTGTTGCATGtaatacccctctctctctctccctcgtccccttttcctgtctgcctccactgtcGCTATCCAATAAAGGTGTAAAATACCAAAAAATGTGTGGCCATTCAAAAATATGACTTTAATAAGTGGATTCAATGGTATGGACTTGGATGAGAACTGCTATCCCTAACTGCTAGACCCAAAGGTGTATTGCATATTTAGCAGCTACATTTGGTAGCTAAATACCACACTGATGAAGGAAGTTATTAATTATTTCAAAACTTTTTTTGCTTCCTTAAGAACACAAAGGCACAGTGATGACTGTTATTTGGAGCTGTAAGTCATTTTAGAGCAAAACTaaattataagggtggggatacctgcagtcagttgagactgaaaaagtcacttagattgatgaaacgtatctctcaataaacatgtcagATGagatcagatgaactgattcaactttctgtaatttcTAAGACGTTCATTTTATGGAGAATATTGTAGATTGGCTGGGTGAACAAATCTATTTCATAGCCGTTTGATTCATTTATTAGGACACCAACTTTTATGTAAAGGCTCCTCTTGACCTTTTAACACCCTTGATCCTGAACCTCTCCCCTTTTCCCAGGTGTGGCCAGCACCCCTCAGGGGCTGAAATACAAGGTGATTGAGCTGCCTTATCATGGCAACACTGTCAGCATGCTGATCGTTCTGCCCTCTGAAGAGGACACATCTCTTTCTGAGCTCATCCCACACATCAGCACTGCCACGGTGCAGAGCTGGTTCAAGCTGATGCATGAGAGGAAAGTTCGGCTGCTTATCCCCAAGTAAGACGCTCACACACCTATGTAGTAAACAGGAAATGACTCCTATGATCAGGACCAGACACGTTTGTTGCCATTTGATGCACCATTAAATCATGTTGTAATCGTGTAATACAAAGTAATGTGAAAGgttcctgtttgttttttttttatgttgagcatgaataaagtgaaatttctATTGAAAATGGGGCACAAGTGACAATATTGTGTCCACCATCGTactctttattttatttctttgtaaggcGTTTCAACACAGATAACCAATTAGCCGCAGAAGTGATAAAAAATcccgtcacttttttttttgttttttgggacaAATGTTAAAAAtgcatgtttgttttttggggtttttttgtgtagaTTTACTGCCGAAGCAAAGGTTGACTTGGAAGACCCCCTATCGGTGCTTGGgatttcagacatgttcagtgaggccaaagctgaCTTCAGATACCTGAGTGAGTGGTAGTACAGAGATAAATCAAACATTGCACGAGATTGTCTAGTTCTCATGGTCGTCTAGTTTGGATTCAACCACACCTTGAAAATACGAATGGCTTTTTTGGTTGTTTACTGCCATGAGGTCATCGATAACTGGGAACTTTGCCTTGCTGTTTAGTGTGAAAAGCTGAATCATTGCTGGTAGTTTCCCTTTCCAGCACCTTCTGCTTACCCACTGGTAGAATTAGAGCACTCCTAAGTGCTCTAGCGCCACCATGTGGTGCAAGATCCTTATGACCTAAGGATTAATAACTAGTTATTAAATCTTGTTTTCTCAGGTGCTGAACCCGTGCATGTATCCAAGGCATTCCAGAAAGCTAAAATTGAAGTGAATGAGGATGGCACGAAAGCAGCAGCTGCCACGAGTGAGTTCTTGTTCAGTGAGACTTGTCTTATACCAATATTTTGTAGCCAAAAATGGAAGTGGTGTGCCAAGTGTTGGAGTTAAAAAATAAACATAAGTGGAGAAATGTCAAGGTTTAAATTGTATTGATGTTTCTATATGTTATGTACACAAAGTATTCTGGTATGCTAaagttttttgccttttttgttttgtagctgcaATTTTGCTGGCAAGATCTTCTCCACCATGGGTTATTGTGGACAGACCTTTCCTCTTCCTCATTCGACACCATCCAACAGGTATGTCTGCTGTGCCCCTAATTAGTATATTTCACTTAAATATTTGTTACTTGGGACAAGGCTTCCTTAGTGTTCAAATAGTGAACAATTCAGCTTGCATCATTAATATTGGTATGATGACATGGATGAGAAAGAATTTGACAAAGACAATTGTCTCTCTTCAGGTACTATTCTCTTCATGGGCCAGATCAACCAGCCTTGAGCATACCTGGAGACAAGGTCAACCATCATTTCTATGGGCTCCCATGCTCATAGGTCAGCAAAGGGAATTCTTACTCACATTTTGAAAACTGTAGAGTTGTGTACATTGAGGACATATAATTCTGTCTATACATTGTGGACATATTTTGTCTAAAGTGTTGCTTTTTACGTTGCCCATTTTTTGTCATGTATAACACTTCATAAAATGTTTTTGCAATGACTAAATTTTCAACTGTTTTAATTTTTGTATACTTTTTTGAATATGTTGCTTTTTTAAGACCATGGGTGTCATCTGTTTGAGCAGTTAAGTAGAATAtaaatttatttatgttttttttctttttcggggTGCTCTGTGTAGGTTTTGGTCAATACTTCCCCTTTTGTGCATCGAACTTTTAAACGAAGCCTTCTTTTGAGGAACAGAGACTTGTGTTACGAAACTTGCTTGATGTTCAATAAAGACACATATTTATAACACCATTGAGTTAATATTGATTTTGTTTATCCAGTTGTAATGTCTCTGGAGAGGTTTAGAGTTTTGTTTGGTTACCGTAACCTGCATTTTCGAGCGTGCGTAATTACCTCACCTTGCGCAACAGCAAAGTTCGTTAAATTTggtttggcgcttttgcacccgTCACTACGGTAATCCTGACAGAGGCTCGCAGTAGTCAGCTGATCTTCCTAGCCTGGCGAGTGAGGAGGACAAACCGCTGAAAGAAAACAGTGCTGGTAATTTTATCATGGCAGCGGAGATCCACTCGAGGCCTCAGACCTCAAGACCGGTTCTGTTGAACAAGATCGAAGGACACTCAGACGCGGTCAATGCCGCCGTGTTGATACCAAAAGAGGACGGAGTCATAACGGTTAGCGAGGACCGGTAAGTTTACGGTCCAACTTTAGCGTTAGCCTCGTCAGTGGCCAGTGGACTTTGTGTATCTGCTGGACaaacgttaaaaaaaacaaaaaaaaacaaacaaacaaaacaatacgAGTATTGGGGTAACTGGGGCGAAAGAAGGTGGGAAACGCGCTACAGAGGAGTATTTTTGTTGTGGTTAGCGTTATCTCATTAATTACACTATTAAAACCAGGTGTAGCAATGTAAAACTGAAACGCGTAAGCTAACTGGCTTGTTCTGTTCGTCAAAGGTGGCCCGTTCCATAAATTAGCCCGGTCCTAAAACTGGCTAACCCCGATTGTCTAAAAGCTAACGCTGTTGCGTTGATCGGATTTAATCAGTGTTGTTGGTACCAATTTGGCGAGCAACGATCGGTGTTTGCGAAGCGAATAAGTCATTGACAGATGAGAAACGCTATTATTCGACATATGCGCTATCAGTATTAATTTAAATACCCCCGCTGAACCTAGTAACCGGTGTCATTTCGGTCCATGGTTGCACCGAATTGTATATTCTAATAGGAATGCCGTATTTGGTGGAAAGATTTAAGAAGCATCATCCCGATTTAAAGCTACCTCTGATTTCTCTGAAATGCTCTGTTACTGAAGACATGATCCTCATGATTTGAAAGGAGACGTTATGACTTTTTGGAAGTCGTGCAGCATCCTCGATTTTGAATTCCCCCATGAGAATGAGATTTTGTGGCTCTCTTGACATAATCCCGTCCTCATTGTTTGTTAAACATAAGACATTTCTAGAGAAAGGTCCCCCAGAAgctcaattgacctttcgcaaagtcccgcctcccttcgttactgttgctatgcccgtcaagcatttcagaactatccaggaagtagccggtaaacaccaaaacatgaaggaagaaatcagcgcattgtgtgggtaaaagtaaccgtaataatacgttagctgtattggctatcaataatagctagaagcaagcttagcttggagcagacaggtatttttgttgattttggatggattaagctggccatggggtctgctataccgCGAAATCTAAttccgacattgcgcttcttgcgttctgggtttcgggaagggaaagaaaattacatctcctccaaacttttcagacatctagtatccgatttgcagatcccataggcacaccgtttcagcattttgttgtgtgtttgaaagcttgacggaccattgctaaggtaggattggacaagcaccgttctggggcggtactttgcgaaaggtcagtttgGTACCAAAAGTCAACTTGGTTTTAAACCCATTTCAGTTGTACTTTCGCCGTGTTCGAACTCAAGGTGTAATCAACTGAAGATAACGTTTTCAGTCAGGAAGGGTTAACTAtcaatataatttaaaatattgGAAATGCAGTTACAAAAACTAGGGTGATAATGCATTTTCCCTTCAACTTCAACCCTCTACCAGGTTATCCAAAACATGGGACTTGCCTTTATGAGTTCCTGTCATGAAAGAGTAATCCATGACATTTTGGCACTTTGTTGCAGAACCATCAGGGTATGGCTGAAAAGAGACAGTGGTCAGTACTGGCCAAGCATTTACCACACCGTCTCCTGTAAGTATGATTGCACTGTCTAAAGGATGAAATCGGTCATTTGGGTTTggtgtttgcttgttttttttaaatgtgtaaaTATGTGCTTGTCTTTTTGCCTGTGGatttgatgtttttgtttttgtagcatAAGGGGAGATTTGGCAAATTACGTTCCTGGGGAACCACAGTAATTCACTCTGCTCCATCTCTGATCTCTACTTAAATGCATCTAAATTGGCTCTTATTTGGATCTTTGAATTATTGTTCAGGGCTCAACAATTCTGCACTGTTGTGGTTTCTTTTAGTCATGAGGGGAAAATTTAAGCTGCAGGGGGTCCACAGCTGCATCATAAAATGCAATGGAATACATGAGTTTTATGTCTAAACATTGTGATTTTTGTTTTGAAGTCCACAGTGCTCCATATCTAAAACATGGCATGTGTATCTTTCCCCTCTCATTGTGCATCACTGTCTTTTTCTCCCTTAGCCCCGTGCTCTTGCATGTCATACCACCATGATAGCAGGCGCATCTTTATAGGCCAGGAAAATGGAGCCATTGTGGTGAGTGAAGCTAAATTGTGCCGATGACCTCATATTTCCACTCCAGGCTATCTCCAGTTTGTTGATTACAGTATAGTAGTTCAAAAACTTGAAGATTCAGTTTAATGCAGCTTTGTTTTCAATGTTTGGCTTCTTGTAATTATCATTTAGTTTAAATCAGAGCGAAGCAATTTAACTGAaactttgtttttgttgaactgcTAGGAGTTTCTCATTTCCGAAGATTTCAACAAAATGAACCATGTCAAGACATATCCTGGTGAGTTTCAAGAGCACAGTCCCCCCTTTAGTGAAACTAAGCAGTACAAATTTAACTATCGCTCAATGCAGTCAATCTATAGTCTATCCTCACTGATGATGTTTCAATGCAGCTATGTCTATGTACAACTGCAGTTCACTGTAATTATGTATTAGATTGGACTTTTCTGAAGTGAGTTTAATTTTTGTTTGCCTGTGTGCCGCTCTTTGGGGTTGAGTATTTTTATAGCAAAGCCCCCTCTTAGCTCTCTGAGAAATTATCTCTCCATTTCTCCCAGCATGCGACAGGCCAAACGCCAGTATCTGTGAACTCCCACAGGAAGTCAGGGCTCATCATGTCACCCGAGCCCCAGAGCCTCTGCCTTAGAGAATGAACACACATATAATGCAGCCTCGGTTTTTGTCTCATCGATTATCATCACATATTCAAACACACAGACCCCATAAAAGAAGGGAGAAATCATTACTGTCGATGAAATTTAAGTAAAATTTTGTCATACTGCAATCTCAGCAGACATTTGGCTAAGCATCTACTCTCATAAGTGGAAAGTCCAGTTTTGGTGACACTGGTGAAACTTTTTTTAGAAATAAGACCAGATGTCAATGGTGGAAGACTGTCTTGTTTCCACTACCATATTTTCAAAACCAAACACAACCAAAAAGGACTCCAATAGTGATGCAAGAAAAAATGGATGCATGTAGATACTCAGCAAAATCAGTTTCATATGGTTGTTTACCACAGATTAAAAAAAGAGTTACAAATATTCAGTAATTGATAATGAATGCTACAAGGTGTATTTGTGAAAAACAAACCTTCACAACATTAGGAACTGAGGAGAGAGGCTGTCAACTGAATGCAAGAATGCTGAAGTGTCACTGAAAAAAGATCTATCAGTTTTTCCAAGATGGTCCTTTAAAACTGATAAGTATGAAGAGATTAGCTTGATTTAGCCCAGATTACTTTGAGATGAGGCTGTGTCTGTGAATATGGTCATTACAATGAAAGGATAAATTACATTACATGCCAGCCTGAAGAAAAAGCCCCATATCAGGAAAGAACTCAGATCTTGTTTGATGATCCAATTTCTGTATCAATGtgttattctgtgtgtgtgtgtgtgtgtgtgtgtgtgtgtgtgtgtgtgtgtgtgtgtgtgtgtgtgtgtgtgtgtgtgtgtgtgtgtgcatgtgtgtgcacccaCTTGTGCTTTGCAGCCCACCAAAACCGTGTGTCAGACATGGTATTTTCTTTGGAGAGTGAGTGGGTGGTGAGCACTGGCCATGACAAGAGTGTGAGCTGGATGTGCACCCATAGTGGCAGTATGCTTGGACGACACTACTTCAGCTCCTGGGCCTCCTGCCTACAGTATCTACCACCACTcactatgtctgtgtgtgtgtgtctgcctataGTGTGTAGGACTGTTTGCTTCATTTTTTATGTGTGTGCTCTGTGTATCCCTCGGTCTGCTGGTTATCATACTCATTATGTTTGAGCCTTGACTCCTTCTTCAGATATGACCACGAGACCCAGCATGCCTTTGTGGGCGACTACTCTGGACAGATCACCCTACTAAAGCTGGAGAGGCAGACCTACTCTACCATAACTACGCTGAAGGGCCATGAAGGTAATGAATAAATGCATACCTGTGCACACAGTTACCCGTACTTCAATATTGTGGAGTTGAGTCATAAATACAACATACTCCCAGGTGCAAAGTTTACAACCATGCAGTACTTAAGCTTGACAAATCACGGGCGGATCATGGGAATAAACTGTCACACTGCTTACTCCCATGATCTGTGTGACAGATTAGCCTATGATTGTCCTATagtgagacacacagacacaagcatcctttttctttttttttttttaaggcgtTCTcaatctgatgcgagggtctaaggacagggtgttgtattgctgtaaagtccactgaggcCAACTTGATTTGCAATTTATgataataaaattgacttgacttgacatcctGCTATAGATACCTGTGCAGTGATGGCTTGAGCATTGCACAATTGACCTATGTTCCTCCCTATAACCTCATTTTAGGGAAAAATGAAACACCCAGTGAAGAGTAAAATGACACAACAACGCCAAGTAGCTCAAGCAGAATAAGCACTAACAAAATATGGCTTCCAGCTCTTTTAAGTGTAGCTTAGACTGTGACAGAGTAGTTAAGATCCTCATACAGATTTTTTTAAATCTGTTGTTAGATGAGATTAATCTTTAATGATCTATTTGAGGAAATCAATTTACTGTAGCAGCACATaatataacggggggggggggggggcaataagccAGGGGGAAATGGGTACACAACGGAATGCAAATGGAATTAAGAGGACATCCAACACAAGTAGTATTACATAAAACACAACTGGTCTCAACTAGTATAACACTTAATTGGCATAATATTAGAGGCATAGATAAAAAGACAATGAGAAAACATGTAATGAAGCCATTTGTGCATTGTGTGCAAATGCAGCAGTGAAACTGCTAATCAGAACATGTTCTGTAAAATGTGATGCTATTAAGCCTTTCTAAATCAATGAAATCATGGCATGTTTGCTGAGTGCAAGGAATCGGCATCAAGTACACTCACCAACTTTTCAGTAGATTATGCAATCccaatttctttaaaaaaaatgaaatagttATATGAAGATATGAGCCTTAGCATGACATGATGTCAGTTGCTTAATTATCCTAGCAACCACACCCGTGAGTTCAGCAGTCATCATTATACTTAGTCAGCCCCACTCAAGTGTTTTCTATAAATTCACAGCTACCTATATATTTTGACTCTTAATGTGCAAGCAGAATACAGATTCATGTAGTAAACATTTGTTACACCTCCTCCTTTGTTTTTCCGTATCTGGCTGACAAGACCCTTTACAGTCCAGGACTAGCCTAGTTACAGCATATAGGTTGGAAGGGACATGTAAGATCACGTGTATAAGATGTCCCTTGCCAGTAAGTCAGCTGTCCCTGCCTAAGTCAGCTGAAAAATATGGTGCTTTGCACACAGTAGTATAAGTCTGTCGGTTAAGGCTACATGGTATGGTTGTGCTGTGATTGGCTTGTgtagcaatacagtgactgcctcCCTGATCACTGACCCCCACCACACACCAGTACCAATCATATGACTGTGGTCTGGCTTGTCCAGTTATTATCAAAGCCCACTAGTTATTATCCATCTATCATGTGGTGCACCCTGTAACAGGAAGGGGCTGACGTTGTGAGCAGTACAGTTTAACAGTTGAAAAGGGGAGAAAGAATAAAATTGAAACTGGACGTGATTTAAAAAACCCCCCAATAATTCCTGACTTTCTTTAGAGCTTGAAACTTTTTACTGCAGAGAAGGTTCAATACACACAGTCTAATCCATGTTGAGTTCGTTATTTTGCacaaaatgggaaaaaaatgactgaaaggagagaagaggaaaaagCAAATGGCAAGTGAGAGACTCATATAAAAACATTTACTGTAACACAATACATCAAAAGTCCACAAGGTGTGAAATGGCATAAAAAAGGCATAAAAATCAGAAAGAGTATGCAGGTCCTCTATTCCAACCTAACACTATCCAATCTGATTTCACTTATTGACACCCTTTAACCAAGGAAGAGGGAATTAAAAGATGACATCTGCTGCTGTAGtgtttggttggaatgaaaacctacaaACTCTTGTCCCCTGATGGCATTTGGTTGGGAAACACTTGACTAGACTGTCAAAATGGGAAGTAAGTGTGGAGAGGTTGCAGGGAGGACTTCTCCTTACCATCTTTTAGGGGCTGTATGGGCATTATGACGACTGTGCGTACCACACCACCCTCTACCAAAAGGGTGGACAGATTGAATAATAACCTCAGTTGGGCTACACTGAGTGTTCTGACAGCCAAATCAAGGGACATACCAATTGTCAACCAGAAATTGGTCAACAGATTGAAGCATGAAGAGACAATCCCAACAGTACAGAAGACT
This DNA window, taken from Lampris incognitus isolate fLamInc1 chromosome 7, fLamInc1.hap2, whole genome shotgun sequence, encodes the following:
- the serpine2 gene encoding glia-derived nexin — protein: MRHLSLFCLYILVSLYGHKSVLSQPPSYGERGSDLGLQVFQQVARSKPKENVALSPHGVASILGMLLPGAHGETLRQMIAALRYKKNGPYKMLKKLHKSLTAKSNHDVVTIANAIFSQEGFPMEQTFVTTNKANFLCESRNLDFSNPHKAANEINDWVSNKTKGHIPSLLNADMLDPALTRLVAVNSIYFKGLWKSRFQPENTKMRTFKSGDGNAYKVPMMSQLSVYKMGVASTPQGLKYKVIELPYHGNTVSMLIVLPSEEDTSLSELIPHISTATVQSWFKLMHERKVRLLIPKFTAEAKVDLEDPLSVLGISDMFSEAKADFRYLSAEPVHVSKAFQKAKIEVNEDGTKAAAATTAILLARSSPPWVIVDRPFLFLIRHHPTGTILFMGQINQP